In Paenibacillus sp. FSL M7-0420, a single genomic region encodes these proteins:
- a CDS encoding S66 family peptidase, with product MIRYPVLEAEAVIGVTAPSSGVGEELRELLELAVERLQKRGYSVVCGPTAWTQEKAKSAPAAVRAAEFNAMMADESIGLIVPPWGGELLIEMLEQVDFSKMKCKWILGYSDISVLLLAVTLKTGIATAHGTNFIDLRGGQTDPTTAMWDKVLSTPSGGSVIQQSSQQYQLEWGGGEPSPHVFNLTEATSWKTVGNQTITMQGRLLGGCIDVIRHLIGTPYGEVRHFQQHYIHNEPILWYLENCELSVTDLRRSLVQMKLAGWFEHCSGLMFGRSAANRPMDGYTVEDVYQELADELGLPVTYDIDCGHLPPQVTLINGAYAEVEVGEGRGTVTQYFRD from the coding sequence AGCAGAAGCCGTTATTGGTGTAACTGCACCCTCATCAGGAGTGGGAGAGGAGCTTCGTGAACTGCTTGAGCTGGCTGTAGAACGGCTGCAAAAAAGAGGGTACAGCGTAGTATGCGGACCGACAGCGTGGACACAGGAGAAGGCTAAATCGGCCCCGGCTGCTGTACGTGCCGCTGAATTCAACGCGATGATGGCCGATGAGTCCATCGGACTCATCGTGCCTCCCTGGGGCGGGGAGCTGCTGATCGAGATGCTGGAGCAGGTGGATTTCAGCAAGATGAAGTGTAAATGGATTCTCGGGTATTCCGATATCAGTGTGCTGCTGCTGGCTGTCACGCTGAAGACGGGGATTGCCACTGCCCATGGCACGAACTTCATTGATCTGCGGGGGGGACAGACAGACCCGACCACAGCCATGTGGGACAAGGTATTATCTACACCAAGCGGCGGTTCTGTCATTCAGCAATCCTCACAGCAATACCAGCTGGAATGGGGAGGCGGAGAGCCTTCGCCCCATGTGTTCAATCTTACGGAAGCGACGAGCTGGAAGACGGTGGGTAACCAGACTATCACCATGCAGGGCCGCCTGCTGGGCGGCTGCATTGATGTCATCCGTCATCTGATCGGCACGCCGTATGGAGAGGTACGGCATTTCCAGCAGCACTATATCCATAATGAGCCGATTCTGTGGTACTTAGAGAACTGTGAGCTGTCCGTGACCGACCTGCGCCGCTCCCTGGTGCAGATGAAGCTGGCGGGCTGGTTCGAGCATTGCAGCGGACTTATGTTCGGCCGGAGCGCGGCTAACCGCCCTATGGACGGGTACACCGTAGAGGATGTCTACCAGGAGCTGGCCGATGAGCTGGGCCTGCCGGTCACATACGACATCGACTGCGGACATCTGCCGCCGCAGGTTACTTTGATCAACGGGGCCTATGCAGAGGTAGAGGTTGGAGAGGGCAGGGGAACGGTGACGCAGTACTTCCGGGATTAG